The Akkermansia sp. N21116 genome includes a region encoding these proteins:
- a CDS encoding acetylornithine/succinylornithine family transaminase: MNTEEKFDKYVLHSYGRFPMSIVRGEGSRLWDSEGKCYLDFCAGIAVCALGHCYPSVTKALQKQAETLVHCSNLYRIPQQADLAEFIVNKCTQTPGKVFFSNSGAEANDGLIKTARRYGHRKPADDGSPRYEVLTFHQSFHGRTLGSMAATGQAKIQKEFDPMLAGFRYLPFNDLEAARNAIRKETVAILLEPVQGEGGVNPCTPEFLEGISDLCREHDLLLLIDEVQCGFGRCGDIMAWRAVNPDVRPDGVSWAKALGGGVPIGAFWISDRIMDGKGTELSSIMDPGSHGSTYGGNPLCSTVALTVLKEIIGQNLPERAKKLGDEIRHEIESWNLPIITESRGLGLLIGIGLNTDIIPAEEGKTPAAIVVEALRKEGLLSVPAGPSTVRLLPPLNVTDDEVEQALSIIRRTLKQFGI; this comes from the coding sequence ATGAACACTGAAGAAAAATTCGACAAGTACGTATTGCACAGCTATGGGAGATTTCCCATGTCCATCGTTCGCGGAGAAGGCTCCCGACTTTGGGACAGTGAGGGCAAATGCTATCTTGATTTTTGTGCCGGGATCGCTGTCTGCGCCCTGGGGCATTGCTACCCAAGTGTCACAAAAGCCCTTCAAAAACAGGCTGAAACCCTCGTTCACTGTTCTAACCTCTACCGTATCCCCCAGCAGGCCGATCTCGCTGAATTCATTGTCAACAAGTGCACGCAAACTCCGGGCAAGGTCTTCTTTTCCAACAGCGGCGCCGAAGCCAACGACGGACTAATCAAAACTGCACGCCGGTATGGCCATCGCAAACCTGCGGACGACGGCTCGCCCCGGTATGAGGTCCTCACCTTCCACCAATCCTTCCACGGGAGGACTCTCGGCAGCATGGCGGCAACTGGACAAGCAAAAATCCAGAAGGAATTCGACCCGATGCTCGCCGGTTTCCGCTACCTGCCCTTCAACGATCTCGAAGCCGCCCGCAATGCCATCCGCAAGGAAACCGTCGCCATCCTGCTGGAACCCGTCCAGGGAGAAGGCGGAGTCAACCCTTGCACCCCCGAGTTCCTCGAAGGGATTTCCGACCTCTGCCGGGAACATGACCTGCTCCTACTCATAGACGAAGTCCAGTGCGGCTTCGGACGCTGCGGAGACATCATGGCTTGGCGGGCCGTCAACCCCGATGTCCGACCGGACGGAGTCTCCTGGGCCAAGGCTCTTGGGGGGGGTGTCCCCATCGGCGCATTCTGGATCAGTGACCGCATCATGGACGGAAAAGGCACGGAACTCTCCTCCATCATGGATCCCGGTTCCCATGGTTCCACTTATGGAGGCAATCCCCTTTGTTCCACGGTGGCTCTTACCGTGCTGAAAGAAATCATCGGGCAAAACCTGCCCGAACGGGCTAAAAAGCTCGGAGATGAAATCCGCCATGAAATCGAATCCTGGAACTTGCCCATTATCACGGAAAGCCGGGGGCTCGGACTACTCATCGGCATCGGCTTGAACACGGATATTATCCCCGCCGAAGAAGGCAAAACACCTGCGGCCATCGTTGTCGAAGCCTTGCGAAAAGAAGGACTCCTCTCCGTTCCGGCCGGTCCCAGTACCGTACGCCTTCTACCGCCTCTCAACGTCACCGACGACGAAGTGGAGCAAGCTCTATCCATCATCCGGAGAACACTCAAACAATTCGGTATCTGA
- the hemL gene encoding glutamate-1-semialdehyde 2,1-aminomutase has translation MTHSAQLFQRAKAVIPGGVNSPVRAFRNVDGDPFFVRSAKGSRITDADGRDLIDYVGTWGPAILGHAPQAVLDAVHQAVDRGLGYGIPTPIEVDMAETVTRWFPSVKKVRMVNSGTEATMSAIRLARGYTGRRKILKFEGCYHGHVDSLLVSAGSGALTFGEPDSAGVPREFAQLTLTVPYNDREAVRDAFVRYGDDIAAIIVEPFPGNAGFYLPRHGFLEFLRTITEEYGTVLIFDEVMTGFRVAPGGAQQIHGITPDLTCMGKVIGGGLPVGAFGGRADIMDCISPLGPVYQAGTLAGNPVAMAAGLAQLHELERTDGYVRLEQLGARLEAGFKKAMQVAGRSFTFHRSGSMFCLFFTDRPVLNLQDAMMADKAMYKKYFWNMLEQGIYMAPSPYETGFISLAHTEEDIDATCRAAEIALKAL, from the coding sequence ATGACCCATTCCGCTCAGCTTTTCCAACGCGCCAAAGCCGTCATTCCCGGCGGCGTCAATTCTCCTGTCCGCGCTTTCCGCAATGTAGACGGAGATCCGTTTTTCGTACGCTCCGCAAAAGGATCCCGCATCACGGATGCCGATGGACGGGATCTCATTGATTACGTGGGCACCTGGGGACCGGCCATTTTGGGCCATGCTCCTCAAGCCGTCCTCGACGCCGTCCACCAAGCTGTCGATCGCGGATTGGGCTACGGTATCCCCACTCCCATCGAAGTGGATATGGCGGAGACCGTTACCCGCTGGTTCCCCTCTGTCAAAAAAGTACGCATGGTCAATAGCGGGACTGAAGCAACCATGTCTGCCATCCGTCTGGCACGCGGCTATACCGGACGCCGTAAAATTCTCAAATTCGAAGGTTGCTACCATGGGCATGTCGATTCCCTTCTGGTTTCCGCCGGTTCCGGCGCCCTCACCTTCGGCGAGCCCGACAGCGCCGGTGTCCCTCGCGAGTTCGCACAGTTGACCCTCACAGTTCCCTACAATGACCGGGAGGCCGTCCGAGACGCCTTTGTCCGGTACGGCGACGACATTGCCGCCATCATCGTCGAACCCTTCCCGGGTAACGCAGGTTTCTACCTGCCTCGACATGGATTTCTGGAATTCCTCCGTACGATCACGGAAGAATACGGTACCGTTCTCATTTTCGACGAGGTGATGACCGGCTTCCGCGTCGCCCCCGGCGGAGCCCAGCAAATCCACGGAATCACGCCCGATCTCACCTGCATGGGCAAAGTCATCGGCGGAGGGCTTCCCGTCGGCGCCTTCGGAGGCCGAGCGGACATCATGGACTGCATTTCCCCACTCGGCCCCGTGTACCAGGCAGGAACGCTCGCCGGTAATCCTGTCGCCATGGCCGCCGGGCTGGCCCAGCTCCACGAACTGGAACGCACGGACGGATATGTGCGCCTGGAACAACTGGGAGCCAGGCTTGAAGCAGGTTTCAAGAAAGCCATGCAGGTAGCCGGACGTTCTTTCACCTTCCATCGTTCCGGCTCCATGTTCTGCCTCTTTTTCACCGACAGACCCGTCCTGAACCTTCAGGATGCCATGATGGCCGACAAAGCCATGTACAAAAAGTACTTCTGGAACATGCTCGAACAAGGGATCTACATGGCCCCTTCCCCTTACGAGACAGGATTCATCTCCCTTGCCCATACGGAAGAAGACATCGACGCCACCTGCCGTGCGGCCGAAATCGCCCTCAAGGCACTCTAA
- a CDS encoding cupin domain-containing protein: MMSDNPATYTTPPDHIHFLAKRLFGEQGEIIDGAIAYISPGGGGPHTPHTHLHSHLFIVVDGTATILLDGKETIVVQNSSFTVPGHIPHSIWNRTDRPLSMIGISIRQ, translated from the coding sequence ATGATGAGTGACAATCCGGCAACCTACACAACACCGCCCGACCACATCCATTTCCTGGCCAAGAGACTTTTCGGAGAACAGGGGGAGATCATTGACGGAGCTATTGCCTATATTTCACCCGGGGGAGGAGGCCCCCATACGCCGCATACACACCTCCACTCCCACCTGTTCATCGTTGTTGACGGCACAGCCACCATCCTCTTGGACGGGAAGGAAACCATCGTCGTCCAGAATTCGTCTTTCACCGTACCGGGGCACATCCCTCACTCCATTTGGAACCGGACCGACCGCCCCCTCTCCATGATCGGCATCTCCATCCGTCAGTAA
- a CDS encoding acylphosphatase, giving the protein MSDGSIQALEIVFHGIVQGVGFRYTSYEIARSFPEISGWVRNEPDGTVRMFVQGPETALSQYLRQLATESRLARLIDDIVRHPAMPDASLTHFRIERF; this is encoded by the coding sequence ATGAGCGATGGATCAATCCAGGCTTTGGAAATTGTCTTCCATGGAATCGTTCAAGGAGTAGGATTCCGCTACACCTCGTATGAGATAGCGCGTTCATTCCCGGAAATCAGCGGCTGGGTACGCAATGAACCCGACGGCACCGTTCGCATGTTCGTCCAAGGTCCGGAAACGGCCCTGTCACAATATCTGAGGCAGCTGGCAACTGAATCCCGCCTGGCTCGCCTCATTGACGATATCGTCCGTCATCCAGCCATGCCCGATGCCTCACTGACCCACTTTCGCATTGAAAGGTTCTAA
- a CDS encoding KamA family radical SAM protein has translation MTQDPSTPQPARFPSFPRGIWADVPDVQWNDATWQLRHSIRTLRQLEELLPLTDDERAGILFATHSRLALSITPYFFTLIDRNDPECPIRRQVIPRVDEAIADPSEMEDPCGEDDDMVVPGLVHRYPDRALMIVTDRCASYCRHCTRSRGVSGVGPDHLSLDLSAALDYLRRTPQVRDVLLSGGDPLLLPEEKLDAILTELRAIPHIEFLRIGSRVPIFLPQRITPSLCSMFKKHAPLFISIHTNHPRELTAESRRATGMLADAGIPLGNQSVLLRGINDTPEIQMELVHKLLMCRVKPYYLYQCDLIKGSSHFRTSLQTGIDIISRLRGYTTGYAVPQYVIDGPGGGGKIPINPDYILDRDARGISLRNYKGDPFSYPEPMPHSKDERQKLIRNILSSATASLDPE, from the coding sequence ATGACGCAGGACCCTTCCACACCCCAACCGGCCCGTTTCCCATCCTTTCCGAGAGGAATTTGGGCAGATGTTCCCGATGTGCAGTGGAATGATGCTACATGGCAACTGCGTCACAGCATCCGCACCCTCCGCCAACTGGAGGAACTCCTGCCGCTGACGGACGACGAACGTGCGGGCATCCTGTTTGCCACCCACTCGCGCCTGGCATTGTCCATTACGCCGTACTTCTTTACCCTCATCGACCGGAATGATCCGGAGTGCCCCATCAGGAGGCAGGTTATCCCCCGCGTGGATGAAGCCATCGCCGATCCTTCTGAAATGGAGGATCCCTGCGGCGAGGACGATGACATGGTCGTACCGGGACTCGTTCACCGCTATCCGGACCGCGCCCTGATGATCGTCACTGACCGTTGTGCGTCCTACTGCCGCCACTGCACCCGTTCCCGCGGAGTCTCGGGAGTAGGTCCCGACCACCTCTCTCTGGATCTTTCCGCAGCACTGGATTATCTACGCAGGACTCCCCAAGTACGCGACGTCCTGCTTTCCGGAGGGGACCCCCTCCTTTTGCCGGAAGAAAAACTCGATGCCATCCTGACGGAACTTCGTGCCATCCCTCACATTGAGTTTCTGCGCATCGGTTCCCGCGTTCCGATTTTCCTGCCCCAGAGGATTACGCCATCCCTGTGTTCCATGTTCAAGAAACATGCACCGCTGTTTATCTCCATCCACACCAACCACCCGCGCGAATTGACGGCGGAATCGCGCCGGGCAACCGGCATGCTCGCAGATGCCGGCATCCCTCTGGGCAACCAAAGCGTCCTTCTACGCGGCATCAACGACACGCCGGAAATCCAGATGGAGCTCGTCCACAAACTCCTGATGTGCCGAGTCAAGCCTTACTATCTCTACCAGTGCGACCTGATCAAGGGATCCTCCCATTTCAGGACTTCCCTTCAGACCGGCATCGATATCATTTCCCGGCTGCGCGGTTACACAACGGGTTACGCCGTTCCGCAATATGTCATCGACGGTCCCGGCGGGGGGGGAAAAATCCCCATCAACCCCGACTACATCCTTGACCGAGATGCCCGGGGCATCTCCCTGCGCAACTACAAGGGAGATCCATTTTCGTACCCCGAGCCAATGCCCCACTCCAAAGATGAACGGCAAAAGCTCATCCGCAACATTCTCTCCTCTGCAACCGCAAGTCTCGACCCGGAATAA
- a CDS encoding MFS transporter has product MKSLIHQVVLLLAGLLFLTTVFATLNTIVPLWLSHDSIPTWLIGMVSASFFVGNLAGTLLAGEMIPRMGYKTSFVISCLLCLGSTACLIPVGGLAGWMSVRFIAGISCALVWVVVESALLRLGTNSTRGGLLAAYMVVYYIATVLGQLLVTVLPDDRMRASLWIVAIGVASLLPIVVLRCGPPDPPRPFATIWAMLFRKRPRLSVLGSVISGIVLGSIYGLMPLFLVHKGMSNTWVGYWMALLIGAGIVGQWPFGRMADVKGRYYVLKLQSWLIIAACLLLALDIWLGVALVILGCASFSLYPVTLTLGCDRLPKEYLVPMNQTLLLSFTVGSLAGPMGTSSMMEQFSDAMMPVCMAVMAGLYLMILIVHGRRQGRPALPARFKGIWMKRRHGMP; this is encoded by the coding sequence ATGAAATCTTTGATCCACCAAGTTGTGCTGCTTTTGGCGGGGCTGTTGTTTCTGACAACTGTTTTTGCGACGCTGAACACGATTGTTCCTCTATGGCTATCGCATGATTCCATTCCGACCTGGCTGATCGGTATGGTAAGCGCTTCGTTTTTTGTTGGCAACTTGGCGGGGACGCTGCTTGCTGGGGAGATGATACCCCGGATGGGCTACAAGACCAGTTTTGTGATTTCCTGTCTCCTTTGCTTGGGGTCGACGGCGTGCCTCATTCCCGTTGGCGGTCTGGCCGGCTGGATGTCAGTCCGCTTTATTGCGGGCATTAGCTGTGCTTTGGTATGGGTTGTTGTAGAAAGCGCGTTGCTCCGGTTGGGGACAAACAGCACGCGGGGAGGTCTTCTGGCCGCTTACATGGTGGTTTACTATATAGCTACGGTATTGGGACAGTTGCTGGTAACGGTACTGCCTGACGACCGGATGCGGGCGTCTTTGTGGATCGTTGCGATTGGAGTTGCTTCCCTGTTACCTATCGTGGTGTTGCGCTGCGGTCCTCCGGATCCTCCGAGGCCTTTCGCTACGATATGGGCGATGCTTTTTCGCAAGCGTCCTCGCCTGAGTGTACTGGGAAGCGTTATTTCCGGTATTGTTCTGGGTTCGATCTACGGATTGATGCCGCTCTTTCTCGTCCACAAAGGGATGTCCAACACGTGGGTCGGATACTGGATGGCGTTGCTGATTGGTGCCGGCATTGTCGGACAATGGCCTTTCGGGCGCATGGCTGACGTCAAGGGCAGGTACTATGTGTTGAAATTGCAATCCTGGTTGATTATTGCGGCGTGCCTTCTTTTGGCCCTGGACATCTGGCTGGGGGTAGCGCTGGTCATCCTTGGATGTGCGAGTTTTTCCCTTTATCCGGTAACGCTGACTCTTGGTTGCGACCGTCTTCCCAAGGAATACCTTGTGCCGATGAATCAGACCTTGTTGCTGAGTTTCACGGTGGGAAGCCTTGCCGGTCCGATGGGGACGTCATCCATGATGGAGCAGTTTTCCGATGCTATGATGCCGGTTTGCATGGCTGTGATGGCAGGATTGTATCTGATGATCCTGATTGTCCATGGGCGTCGGCAGGGAAGACCGGCTTTGCCGGCCCGGTTCAAGGGGATTTGGATGAAACGCCGTCATGGGATGCCATAA
- the rpsF gene encoding 30S ribosomal protein S6, producing MPYRLNKCILRDRKTRLNLHVSFYNDNIMRKYEALIVFNMKGSELPVEELIKNIASEMTSLGAQITDTQNVGRREFAYESDHLKAGQYVTYTFDAEPSAIRPIREHLRINPVVHLQYYKAL from the coding sequence TTGCCTTATCGCCTGAATAAGTGCATCCTGCGCGACCGCAAGACGCGCTTGAATCTGCACGTATCATTTTACAACGACAATATCATGAGAAAGTACGAAGCTCTTATCGTTTTCAATATGAAGGGATCCGAACTCCCGGTTGAAGAACTTATCAAGAACATCGCCAGCGAAATGACTTCCCTGGGGGCTCAAATCACCGATACCCAGAATGTTGGCCGCCGCGAATTCGCTTACGAGTCCGACCACCTCAAGGCCGGTCAGTACGTCACCTATACCTTCGATGCCGAGCCCTCTGCCATTCGCCCCATCCGCGAACACCTCCGCATCAATCCTGTCGTCCATCTTCAGTACTACAAGGCTCTCTGA
- a CDS encoding endonuclease/exonuclease/phosphatase family protein, with amino-acid sequence MKKAIVPILALITGLFLTGAYAEASSSVVSLMSYNIRNCRGLDNKTEPSRIAETIKKANPDVIAIQELDCKTQRNGQRDFLQELAEQTGLHPTYAKAIDYQGGAYGIGVLSKEQPQGVRRIPLPGREEKRVLLILEFKDFVQFATHLSLTPEDQSTSLQIIAREAATYDKPVIFSGDLNLHPGSPQGKELTRHFTILNSTEVPSFPANAPKELIDYICCFTHKDVTCKVESTEVITEPVASDHRPVLVKATLSHTQP; translated from the coding sequence ATGAAAAAAGCAATTGTTCCCATTCTTGCCCTGATCACCGGTCTTTTTTTAACCGGGGCTTATGCGGAAGCCTCTTCATCCGTCGTCTCCCTGATGAGCTATAATATCCGGAATTGCCGGGGACTCGACAACAAAACGGAACCCTCCCGTATTGCCGAAACAATCAAAAAGGCCAATCCCGACGTCATTGCCATTCAGGAACTGGATTGCAAAACACAGAGGAACGGTCAACGGGACTTTCTGCAGGAATTGGCGGAACAAACCGGTTTGCATCCCACCTACGCCAAAGCCATCGATTACCAGGGAGGAGCCTACGGCATCGGCGTTCTTTCCAAGGAACAACCGCAAGGCGTACGGCGCATCCCGCTGCCTGGACGTGAAGAGAAACGCGTTCTGCTCATCTTGGAATTCAAAGACTTCGTCCAGTTTGCCACGCACCTATCCCTGACGCCGGAAGATCAGAGCACGTCACTCCAGATAATAGCCCGCGAAGCGGCAACGTACGACAAACCCGTCATTTTCTCGGGAGACCTGAATCTGCACCCCGGCTCGCCCCAAGGAAAAGAACTCACCCGCCACTTCACGATCCTCAATTCCACAGAGGTTCCTTCCTTCCCGGCCAACGCCCCTAAAGAGCTTATCGACTACATCTGCTGCTTTACCCACAAAGACGTAACCTGCAAGGTCGAATCGACAGAAGTCATCACCGAACCCGTGGCATCGGATCACCGTCCCGTACTCGTCAAGGCCACTCTTTCCCACACCCAGCCATGA
- the rpsU gene encoding 30S ribosomal protein S21, translated as MREVTVRKGEPIDRALKRLKTKLDVEGILDEMRRRRAFETPMDEKRRKARSAAKRYKVKWRFSNREEAPAESEAPTTPIEG; from the coding sequence ATGCGTGAAGTTACCGTAAGAAAAGGAGAACCTATCGATCGCGCTCTCAAGCGCCTCAAGACCAAGCTCGACGTTGAAGGCATTCTTGACGAGATGCGCCGCCGTCGTGCTTTTGAAACCCCTATGGATGAAAAACGCCGCAAGGCCCGTTCCGCTGCCAAGCGTTACAAAGTGAAATGGCGCTTCAGCAATCGCGAAGAAGCCCCCGCCGAATCCGAAGCTCCTACCACCCCCATCGAAGGTTAA